A genomic region of Caulobacter vibrioides contains the following coding sequences:
- a CDS encoding ATP-binding protein, whose product MTDALVPLLARIADALDRLAPAAPEAPDFTAARLFRHEPQSGAFVAAPDYPLSLDLLVGIDRQKARFVENLRRFAEGLPSNHVLLWGVRGTGKSSVTKAAFMAMAETYPDLKLVEVDRDEVAALPPLFDLLRARSERFVVLCDDLSFEDGAAAAKALKSALEGGVSGPPENVLFVATSNRRHLMPRDHVESQGAIAAAENAEEEMSVSDRFGLWIGFPPMDQATYLAAIRSYAGRFGLDAADLDRRALQWSQMRGGRSGRVAWQFVRDLAGELGVGLPG is encoded by the coding sequence ATGACCGACGCGCTCGTCCCCCTGCTCGCCCGCATCGCCGACGCCTTGGATCGCTTGGCGCCGGCCGCCCCGGAAGCGCCCGATTTCACCGCCGCGCGCCTGTTTCGACACGAGCCCCAAAGCGGCGCGTTTGTCGCCGCGCCGGACTATCCGCTGTCGCTGGATCTGCTGGTCGGGATCGATCGTCAGAAGGCGCGGTTCGTCGAGAACCTCCGCCGCTTCGCCGAGGGGCTGCCCAGCAATCACGTGCTGCTGTGGGGCGTGCGGGGCACCGGCAAGAGCTCGGTGACCAAGGCCGCGTTCATGGCCATGGCCGAGACCTATCCGGACCTGAAGCTGGTCGAGGTTGATCGCGACGAGGTGGCCGCCCTTCCCCCGCTGTTTGACCTGTTGCGCGCTCGTTCGGAGCGGTTCGTGGTGCTTTGCGACGATCTCTCGTTCGAGGACGGCGCGGCGGCGGCCAAGGCCCTGAAGTCGGCCCTGGAGGGCGGGGTCTCGGGTCCGCCCGAAAACGTGCTGTTTGTGGCCACGTCCAACCGTCGGCACCTGATGCCGCGCGACCACGTCGAAAGCCAAGGCGCCATCGCGGCGGCCGAGAACGCCGAGGAGGAGATGAGCGTCTCCGACCGCTTTGGCCTGTGGATCGGTTTCCCGCCCATGGACCAGGCGACCTATCTGGCGGCGATCCGCAGCTACGCCGGGCGGTTTGGCCTGGACGCCGCCGATCTCGATCGCCGCGCCCTACAGTGGTCGCAGATGCGCGGTGGGCGTTCAGGGCGCGTCGCCTGGCAGTTCGTCCGCGATCTGGCGGGGGAGCTTGGTGTGGGCCTGCCGGGTTAA
- the yajC gene encoding preprotein translocase subunit YajC — MPTGSTTATLMNILPIILMVVLFYFMLIRPQQKRQKEHMNMLNNLKRNDTVVLSSGMIGKVVRVEDREVGVEIATGVTVKVVKGMIAEVRTKGEPAAANDAKN; from the coding sequence ATGCCCACCGGTTCCACCACGGCGACCCTGATGAACATCCTGCCCATCATCCTGATGGTCGTGCTGTTCTACTTCATGCTGATCCGTCCGCAGCAGAAGCGCCAGAAAGAGCACATGAACATGCTCAACAACCTGAAGCGCAACGACACCGTCGTGCTGTCCAGCGGCATGATCGGCAAGGTCGTCCGCGTCGAGGACCGTGAAGTGGGCGTCGAGATCGCCACCGGCGTGACCGTGAAGGTCGTGAAGGGCATGATCGCCGAGGTCCGCACCAAGGGCGAACCGGCCGCCGCCAACGACGCCAAGAACTGA